One part of the Pannonibacter sp. XCT-53 genome encodes these proteins:
- a CDS encoding motility protein A: protein MDFSTIIGAVVAVVVLVFLVTYEGDPMGFLNMHAGVTIAGGVVAATCIRFPLKEIGTGLKAGLMYSISHRRMHAHEIIAAFDEISSLYKRKGPVALETMSFDDPYLAKAIRMVADGYDKDFIRMSLELDRDLEAHRLETGVKVYKSIGDCAPAFGMVGTLIGMVQMFMNMSDPTKLGPFMAIALLATLYGAVLANFICMPIAEKLEYHLTHDEISESMIIDGTIAVCEAKSPALVREMLQAYMPRKMRSDEAAEAA from the coding sequence ATGGACTTTTCAACGATCATCGGCGCCGTTGTGGCGGTCGTGGTTCTGGTGTTCCTCGTGACCTACGAGGGGGATCCGATGGGCTTCCTCAACATGCATGCCGGTGTAACCATTGCCGGCGGCGTGGTGGCTGCAACCTGCATACGCTTCCCCCTGAAAGAGATCGGGACCGGCCTGAAGGCCGGACTGATGTATTCCATCTCGCACAGACGCATGCATGCCCACGAGATCATTGCGGCCTTCGACGAGATCTCCAGCCTCTACAAGCGCAAGGGCCCCGTGGCACTGGAAACCATGTCGTTCGACGATCCTTATCTTGCCAAGGCAATCCGCATGGTGGCGGACGGGTACGACAAGGATTTCATCCGGATGTCGCTGGAACTTGACCGCGACCTTGAAGCCCACCGCCTCGAGACTGGCGTGAAGGTTTACAAGTCCATCGGCGACTGCGCCCCGGCCTTCGGCATGGTCGGCACACTGATCGGCATGGTGCAGATGTTCATGAACATGTCGGACCCGACCAAGCTCGGGCCGTTCATGGCGATCGCCCTCCTTGCGACGCTCTATGGTGCGGTGCTCGCCAACTTCATCTGCATGCCCATCGCCGAGAAGCTCGAGTATCACCTGACACACGACGAGATCTCCGAGAGCATGATCATCGACGGGACCATCGCGGTCTGCGAAGCCAAGAGCCCGGCTCTCGTGCGGGAAATGCTCCAGGCCTACATGCCGCGCAAGATGCGCTCCGACGAAGCAGCAGAAGCAGCCTGA
- a CDS encoding OmpA/MotB family protein, with protein sequence MARKKKHAHGGHGWFVTFADLMGLLMSFFVVVAAFSSQDKAKLMAVVGSMQEAFGSSKDSRMAGMVEIDGLPVRTNLHDVEIRRPDETPPAQAQTNTAETQDKGEGNSQFGLPTSQIQQNGGEQDTRRFASAAATLRQALQSMPDIAEVSKHVMMEESEEGLHIRIVDQDGRAMFAEGSVQPSETIRMLLKRLAPVIGQMPNQVTISGHTSRAWNAMQATENWRLSVNRAIVVKELLEEGGVATDQFMSVTGKSDTEPLFINDPFLSGNRRVEILLMHSAPVLPN encoded by the coding sequence ATGGCGCGCAAGAAAAAACACGCCCACGGCGGGCATGGCTGGTTCGTGACCTTCGCAGACCTGATGGGTCTACTGATGTCCTTCTTCGTCGTCGTCGCCGCCTTTTCATCCCAGGACAAGGCCAAGCTGATGGCCGTGGTCGGCTCGATGCAGGAAGCCTTCGGATCGAGCAAGGATTCCCGGATGGCAGGCATGGTCGAGATCGACGGCCTGCCCGTCCGGACCAACCTGCATGACGTGGAGATCCGCCGGCCGGACGAGACCCCACCGGCTCAGGCGCAGACAAACACGGCCGAAACGCAAGACAAGGGCGAGGGCAACAGCCAGTTCGGGCTGCCGACCTCCCAGATCCAGCAGAACGGCGGCGAGCAGGACACGCGCCGATTTGCCTCGGCCGCAGCGACGTTGCGGCAAGCCCTGCAAAGCATGCCCGACATTGCCGAAGTTTCAAAACACGTGATGATGGAAGAGAGCGAGGAAGGGCTTCACATCCGGATCGTCGACCAGGACGGACGCGCCATGTTTGCCGAGGGCTCGGTCCAGCCCTCGGAAACCATCCGCATGCTCCTGAAGCGTCTGGCCCCCGTGATCGGCCAGATGCCGAACCAGGTGACGATCAGCGGCCACACCTCGCGGGCCTGGAACGCAATGCAGGCCACGGAAAACTGGCGCCTGTCTGTGAACCGGGCCATTGTCGTCAAGGAGCTGCTCGAGGAAGGCGGCGTGGCGACGGACCAGTTCATGTCGGTGACGGGAAAGTCCGACACGGAACCGCTGTTCATCAACGACCCCTTCCTCTCCGGCAACCGACGTGTGGAAATCCTGCTGATGCATTCGGCCCCGGTCTTGCCGAACTGA
- a CDS encoding LysR substrate-binding domain-containing protein, translating to MLDLDQLRTFVAIAEYGSFTRAAEVVYKTQSAVSMQMRRLEERIGRPIFVRDGRMSRLTEDGEKLLHYARRLVQLNDETLAAFDETEVQGLVRLGTPDDYADRFLPEILARFSRSNPKAEVSVVCAPTSNLIDLVSANELDVAIITHVEKPDRPQRDEVIRREPLLWVVSARHAVENQEVLPLALGRATCNWRRAALAALNSVRREHRLLYSSWNSTAVGAAVLAGLAVSVLPESALRPGMRVLSEADGFPKLPECEIAVMRSWHQRSRVTEALVEHIISSLDNLSVPQAAE from the coding sequence ATGCTGGATCTGGATCAGCTCAGGACATTCGTCGCCATCGCCGAGTATGGCAGCTTCACCCGTGCGGCCGAGGTGGTCTACAAGACCCAGTCGGCGGTCTCGATGCAGATGCGCCGGCTCGAGGAGCGAATCGGCCGGCCGATCTTTGTCCGGGATGGCCGGATGTCGCGCCTCACCGAGGACGGCGAGAAGCTTCTCCATTACGCCCGCAGGCTGGTCCAGCTCAACGACGAGACCCTGGCCGCCTTCGACGAGACCGAGGTGCAGGGCCTCGTGCGGCTCGGCACCCCGGATGACTATGCCGACCGGTTCCTGCCCGAGATTCTCGCCCGGTTTTCCCGCTCCAATCCCAAGGCCGAGGTCAGCGTGGTCTGCGCGCCCACGTCGAACCTGATCGACCTCGTGTCGGCCAACGAGCTCGACGTGGCGATCATCACCCATGTCGAGAAGCCGGACCGGCCGCAGCGCGACGAGGTGATCCGCCGCGAGCCCTTGCTGTGGGTCGTCTCGGCCCGTCATGCGGTCGAAAACCAGGAGGTGCTGCCGCTGGCGCTGGGCCGGGCCACCTGCAACTGGCGCCGGGCGGCGCTGGCGGCGCTGAACTCGGTGCGGCGCGAGCACAGGCTGCTTTACTCAAGCTGGAACTCCACCGCCGTCGGCGCGGCGGTGCTTGCCGGTCTGGCCGTCTCGGTGCTGCCGGAATCGGCGCTGCGTCCAGGCATGCGGGTGCTGAGCGAGGCCGACGGCTTTCCGAAGCTGCCCGAGTGCGAGATCGCGGTCATGCGGTCCTGGCATCAGCGGTCCCGGGTCACCGAGGCGCTGGTCGAGCACATCATTTCTTCCCTCGACAACCTGTCGGTTCCCCAGGCAGCGGAATAA
- a CDS encoding DUF1127 domain-containing protein, which yields MYALALAPLISRLSGLVATGWRVFRNRRQVAELTTWSDEQLRDIGLTRGDVRAAMGVPLFRDPSSVLNEGRSARPAGRGDEARSDPASGAMVIAFGDAASGRKARVPAARLAL from the coding sequence ATGTACGCCCTCGCCCTTGCCCCGCTGATCAGCCGGCTGTCCGGTCTCGTCGCGACCGGGTGGCGTGTATTCCGCAATCGCCGTCAGGTGGCAGAGCTGACCACCTGGTCCGACGAGCAACTGCGCGACATTGGCCTCACCCGGGGCGATGTCCGTGCCGCGATGGGGGTTCCCCTGTTCCGCGACCCGTCGTCGGTCCTGAACGAAGGCCGCTCGGCCCGTCCGGCCGGTCGTGGCGACGAGGCCCGGTCCGATCCGGCCTCCGGTGCCATGGTCATTGCCTTCGGCGACGCGGCCTCCGGCCGCAAGGCGCGTGTCCCCGCCGCGCGTCTCGCCCTCTGA
- a CDS encoding glutathione S-transferase family protein: MRLYIGNKNYSSWSLRPWVLMRVLDIPFEERLVPFRSAEWQAVEELSPTGRVPCLVDGERLVWDSLAITEYLAEIRSEVWPADRTARAFARSVAAEMHSGFQALRAMCSMNCGLKVRLSAVTPAVARDWARIDALWQDGLSRFGGPFLAGTGFTAADAFYAPVAFRARTYAPDLSPASSAYVARLLDLPAMQDWFRAALAEPWRDAPHEAEILAAGTILEDLRQAG, from the coding sequence ATGCGCCTCTACATCGGCAACAAGAACTATTCGTCGTGGTCGCTGCGGCCCTGGGTCCTCATGCGCGTGCTCGACATCCCCTTCGAGGAGCGGCTTGTTCCCTTCCGCAGTGCGGAGTGGCAGGCGGTCGAGGAGCTGTCGCCGACCGGGCGTGTGCCCTGTCTGGTCGATGGCGAGCGGCTGGTGTGGGATTCGCTGGCCATCACCGAGTATCTGGCCGAAATCCGCTCCGAAGTATGGCCGGCCGACCGCACGGCCCGCGCCTTTGCCCGGTCCGTTGCGGCCGAGATGCACTCCGGCTTCCAGGCCCTGCGCGCCATGTGCAGCATGAACTGTGGCCTCAAGGTCAGGCTTTCTGCCGTCACGCCGGCCGTGGCGCGCGACTGGGCGCGCATCGATGCGCTCTGGCAGGACGGTCTGTCGCGTTTCGGCGGTCCGTTCCTGGCGGGCACGGGCTTCACGGCGGCGGATGCCTTCTATGCCCCGGTCGCCTTCCGGGCCCGTACCTACGCCCCGGACCTGTCGCCTGCCTCTTCCGCTTATGTCGCACGGCTCCTCGACCTGCCGGCGATGCAGGACTGGTTCCGTGCCGCCCTCGCCGAACCCTGGCGCGACGCCCCGCACGAGGCCGAGATCCTCGCCGCCGGAACGATCCTCGAGGACCTGCGCCAGGCTGGCTGA
- a CDS encoding TetR/AcrR family transcriptional regulator → MTAQDGDRAPGRRGPRNREATRERLIDAAMDVVFQDGARRLSLEAVAERAGVSKGGLLYHFRSKSELLQAMVDRHLVQLTEAIRVAHAELTRDNRPNALVRAYLMAVSDELCMETQSPMGLVAAIAEEPELLEPVRLHNERLLADLRADSETPELAELAFLVVEGAWYLKLFGLNHFTRSQLERRLELLTALLAAPPPCCSPGHADGSRPDGSLPD, encoded by the coding sequence GTGACAGCGCAAGATGGCGACAGGGCACCGGGCCGGCGCGGCCCGCGCAACCGCGAGGCAACGCGGGAGCGGCTGATCGACGCCGCGATGGATGTCGTGTTCCAGGACGGGGCACGGCGGTTGTCGCTGGAGGCCGTGGCCGAGCGTGCCGGTGTCTCCAAGGGGGGGCTGCTCTACCATTTCCGCTCCAAGTCCGAGCTGCTTCAGGCGATGGTCGACCGTCACCTCGTCCAGCTCACCGAGGCGATCCGGGTTGCCCATGCCGAACTGACCCGCGACAACCGCCCCAATGCCCTCGTCCGGGCCTATCTGATGGCCGTCTCCGACGAGCTTTGCATGGAAACCCAGTCCCCGATGGGCCTCGTGGCTGCCATTGCCGAGGAACCGGAACTGCTTGAGCCGGTGCGCCTGCACAACGAGCGCCTTCTGGCCGACCTGCGGGCCGACAGTGAAACGCCGGAACTGGCGGAACTGGCCTTCCTCGTCGTCGAGGGGGCCTGGTACCTGAAGCTGTTCGGCCTCAACCATTTCACCCGGAGCCAGCTCGAACGGCGCCTGGAGCTGCTGACCGCGCTGCTCGCCGCGCCACCGCCCTGTTGCAGCCCGGGTCATGCGGACGGATCGCGTCCGGACGGATCTCTTCCGGACTGA